Sequence from the Selenomonadales bacterium genome:
TATACTCGTGCTATTCAAAAAATGACCGCGGCTCTGAAGGGAGTTTGTGCAATGGCAGTTATCAGTGTAAAGAGCCTCTATCGCGAGACGGCAGCATATCTCAATCAAGAGGTAGTAGTCGAAGGTTGGATACGCACCGTGCGCGCTTCGAACACGATTGGGTTCATCGAGCTTAATGATGGCACGTTCTTTAGGAATGTGCAGGTAGTTCTTGATGCCGCGCATGCTGATTTCGGCGCGCTGACCAAGCTGCCTATTGCCACGGCCATCACTGTGCGCGGTAAGGTCGTAGCTAGTCAGGCGGCGAAACAACCCTTTGAGATTCACGCACAGGCTATTACCGTGGAGGCCGAGTCGCTTAGCGACTACCCTCTGCAGAAGAAGAGGCATAGCCTAGAATACCTGCGCGAGATTGCCCATCTGCGCCCGCGCACGAACCTGTTCTCTGCCGTATTTAGGGTGCGCTCCGTACTGGCGCATGCTATCCACTGCTTCTTTCAGGAGCAAGGGTTTGTCTATGTCCACTCCCCCATTATCACGGGTAGCGACGCTGAGGGCGCGGGAGAAATGTTTAGAGTCACCACGCTTAACCTCTTAAACCTACCCAGGCAGAATGGCAAAGTGGATTTTGCGCACGACTTCTTTGGTAGGGAAGCTTATCTTACCGTGAGCGGTCAGCTAGAGGCAGAAATCTTTGCCCTAGCTTTTCGCAACGTCTATACATTTGGCCCCACCTTCCGCGCCGAAAACAGCAACACGTCAAGACACGCGGCCGAATTTTGGATGATTGAGCCGGAGCTTGCCTTTGCGGATCTGAGTCAAAACATGGCCAATATTGAAGCGCTTATTAAGTACGTCGTCGCCTACGTACTGCGCGAATGTCCGGAGGAGATGGAGTTCTTTAACGAATTTGTCGACAAAGGGCTCCTGGAACGCCTGCAAAACGTCGTTAACTCGGAGTTCGCCGAAATTACGTACACAGAGGCAATTGCACTGTTGCAGCAGTCGGGCCGCCAGTTTGAGTTTGAGGTGGCCTGGGAGAAGGGCCTCCAGACCGAACACGAGCGATACCTGAGCGAAGAGGTCTACAAGCGACCTGTCTTTGTCACCCACTACCCAAAAGACCTAAAGTCTTTCTATATGCGCCAAAATGACGACGGGCGCACCGTTGCGGCGACAGACCTGCTCGTCCCCGGCATTGGGGAACTTGTCGGGGCTAGTCAACGTGAGGAGCGCTACGACACGCTGGTGTCTCGTATGCAGGAGCTTAAGATGCCGCTTGAGCCGTATTGGTGGTACTTAGAACTGCGCAAATACGGCGGCGTCAAGCATTCCGGCTATGGCGTGGGTTTTGAGCGTTTGGTCATGTATGTGACGGGTGTGTCAAATATTCGCGACGTTATCGCCTGCCCGCGCACGGTAGGCAACTTGAGGATATAACGTAGGGCGATAAGGGGTTGTTGGCTCCTGGCTGCTGGCTCCTAGTAGAGGGGAGTGCCCACTAGGCATTCCCTCACTCCGGTTCCGTGCCCCAGTCCTGCAGGGGCGACCAGGCGACTGCCGGCAGTCCGCGAGCGACGTGAACTACGCCGACCATCACCTCGGTTTGGGCCGCGCCCCGAGCAAAGTGATACTCCAAAGTAAGCTTATTAACTGCGCCGAGCGGCCGCAGCAGAACTTGCGATTTATGTACGAGGTGAAGTTCGCCCTCGCGGCAATGGTCAAACGAGGCACGCTCCGTTTGCCCAAAAAACAAATAGAGCTGCCTTAGCTCTTGGCCTTTTACGCGCAAAGTAATGTACTTAAGCCTAAGGTCGGTCACGTCACTGCGCGAGAGGTTCGCCTCTTCTGCTAGTTCTCGCCAGACGGTATTAATGGGGTTACACTTATCTTGTACCTCTACATGCCCGCCAACAGGCGCCCAGGTGTTGGGGAAAAGCGTGTGCGTAGGCGAGCGCTTTAGCATCAGCCAGTCGTCTCCACGCAGAATATAGGCGGCAGCAAAAGTACGAATGCTGTTACAGGCAAGCATACACGGCCCTCCCAAAAGAAAAGAGTCCTTGGCGCTTGTTGGCCAAGGACTCTTTTAGCGCTACATTATCTTT
This genomic interval carries:
- a CDS encoding NUDIX domain-containing protein, with protein sequence MLACNSIRTFAAAYILRGDDWLMLKRSPTHTLFPNTWAPVGGHVEVQDKCNPINTVWRELAEEANLSRSDVTDLRLKYITLRVKGQELRQLYLFFGQTERASFDHCREGELHLVHKSQVLLRPLGAVNKLTLEYHFARGAAQTEVMVGVVHVARGLPAVAWSPLQDWGTEPE
- the asnS gene encoding asparagine--tRNA ligase; the protein is MAVISVKSLYRETAAYLNQEVVVEGWIRTVRASNTIGFIELNDGTFFRNVQVVLDAAHADFGALTKLPIATAITVRGKVVASQAAKQPFEIHAQAITVEAESLSDYPLQKKRHSLEYLREIAHLRPRTNLFSAVFRVRSVLAHAIHCFFQEQGFVYVHSPIITGSDAEGAGEMFRVTTLNLLNLPRQNGKVDFAHDFFGREAYLTVSGQLEAEIFALAFRNVYTFGPTFRAENSNTSRHAAEFWMIEPELAFADLSQNMANIEALIKYVVAYVLRECPEEMEFFNEFVDKGLLERLQNVVNSEFAEITYTEAIALLQQSGRQFEFEVAWEKGLQTEHERYLSEEVYKRPVFVTHYPKDLKSFYMRQNDDGRTVAATDLLVPGIGELVGASQREERYDTLVSRMQELKMPLEPYWWYLELRKYGGVKHSGYGVGFERLVMYVTGVSNIRDVIACPRTVGNLRI